In one Cryptococcus deuterogattii R265 chromosome 11, complete sequence genomic region, the following are encoded:
- a CDS encoding monooxygenase: MMTEAGQSVIRVAVIGAGASGLAQTQQLLEAWNRKEVKTKLEVVVYEAREDVGGVWLSADGPKQARRTNLPGENGKVDDVFSYPTASKISSPIYEGLRTNIPAPIMAFRGFEFPEKTPLFPDRATVLKYLQDYAKAYDLLPYIRFNTRVERVYRTLTAHGSENGRWTVESVCGNSKTSEVFDCICVSNGHYSDGWIPNTPGLSSFPGQIIHSRFYRRASDYAGQTVLVVGSFASGGDISRLLASHNIDKYDPSGQPLTRSLTPDQKLDNSFSLKAATREGFIKVYVSSSGSTPHSASPDGPCAPYIHNLPLISHLSSPSSAHPKGIIHFEDGQQLSGVDTIIYATGYNFAYPFFKREDKPWDEVGLVDGVIRNGERKGGEEWEVGGLKGLGMKKLDELLLFLEGDRSIAFPALSYQVVPFPLAQVQARLTSLLWANLLPSFPQHPNLPRNPSNPYSKSPVSESFTNLSEMLHVSALQQDLTVTASATPPTTTTVTGLRSPSLSPSSSASSSSQITTLLDRSIRKTLTARQKLVFGTPYEWTYSEYLMSLMAEADEGKEAEVEEYWKKIEAWRREMRDRKDLRKKTLGY, encoded by the exons ATGATGACGGAAGCAGGGCAATCTGTCATTCGCGTGGCCGTCATAGGCGCCGGGGCATCGGGCCTAGCTCAAACACAACAGTTACTCGAAGCTTGGAATAGGAAAGAGGTCAAGACAAAGTTGGAAGTTGTTGTTTATGAAGCTCGAGAAGATGTTGGCGGAGTATG GTTATCGGCAGATGGACCCAAGCAGGCCAGGAGAACCAACTTACCAGGCGAAAATGGCAAGGTGGACGATGTATTTTCTTACCCAACAGCCTCTAAGATATCGTCTCCAATATATGAAGGTTTGCGAACCAATATTCCAGCT CCTATAATGGCATTTAGAGGGTTTGAGTTCCCAGAAAAGAcacctcttttccctgATCGAG CTACTGTGCTGAAGTACCTTCAAGACTATGCCAAAGCATatgatcttctcccttACATCCGTTTCAACACTCGTGTAGAACGGGTTTACCGTACCCTTACTGCCCATGGCTCTGAAAACGGAAGGTGGACCGTCGAATCTGTATGTGGCAACTCGAAAACATCCGAAGTGTTTGACTGTATCTGCGTGTCGAATGGACATTACAGCGATGGGTGGATACCCAACACACCCGGCCTCAG CTCATTTCCAGGCCAAATAATACATTCTAGATTCTATCGCAGAGCTTCTGACTATGCCGGCCAAACCGTCCTCGTCGTCGGATCCTTCGCATCTGGCGGTGACATCTCCCGCCTTCTCGCTTCCCACAATATTGACAAATACGATCCATCCGGTCAACCATTGACCCGTTCGCTTACTCCTGATCAAAAGCTTGAtaactctttctccttgaaAGCGGCTACAAGAGAAGGCTTTATCAAAGTGTATGTCTCGTCCTCCGGCTCGACCCCGCACTCCGCAAGCCCCGATGGACCATGTGCTCCATACATCCACAACCTCcccctcatctcccacctctcatcaccttcctcgGCCCATCCTAAAGGTATCATACACTTTGAAGACGGGCAACAGCTCTCAGGGGTGGATACAATTATCTACGCCACGGGATACAATTTTGCTTATCCTTTTTTCAAGCGCGAGGACAAACCTTGGGATGAGGTGGGTTTGGTGGATGGAGTGATTAGGAACGGAGAGCggaagggaggggaggaatgggaggtgGGCGGGTTGAAAGGTttgggaatgaagaagcttgatgagCTGTTGCTGTTTTTGGAAGGAGATCGCAGTATCGCTTTTCCTGCTCTCT CTTACCAAGTAGTTCCCTTCCCCCTAGCGCAAGTGCAGGCTCGCCtcacctccctcctctgGGCgaacctccttccttccttccctcaacATCCTAATCTACCTAGGAACCCTTCGAACCCTTATTCCAAATCACCAGTTTCTGAATCATTTACCAATCTCTCAGAGATGTTACATGTAAGCGCACTTCAACAAGATCTAACAGTCACTGCCTCAGCAACACCTCCCACTACCACAACCGTCACCGGACTTCGTTCTCCCTCTTTgtccccctcttcctccgcctcctcctcatcacaAATAACTACCTTGCTCGATCGCTCAATTCGTAAGACCCTTACTGCCAGACAAAAACTCGTATTCGGCACACCATATGAATGGACGTACTCTGAGTATCTCATGTCCCTCATggcagaagcagatgaagggaaagaagcggaagtggaagaataTTGGAAGAAAATTGAGgcttggagaagggagatgagggacAGGAAAGAtttgagaaaaaagactCTTGGATATTAG